The Dyadobacter sp. 676 DNA window CTCTGCCAGGCCCAGTTTCAGCACCTTTGAGGTATTGTACGACACATTGAAACTCACATCCCAGGTGAAATCCTTTGTTTTTACCGGAGAACCCGTCAGCAAGAGCTCGATACCCTTGTTCATGCTCCGGCCGACGTTAATGAGCTGCGCCGTGTAGGAAGAAGCGTCGGATATCTGGGCGGCGAGGATCTGATCGTCCGTTGTTTTATGATAATAGGTCAGATCGAAGCCCAGCAAATTATTGAACAGCTTCATTTCCAGGCCCGCTTCCGCCTCCTTGATCCGCAGCGGGCGCAGGTTCCTGTTCGGCACTATCGATGCGTTGATCCCTCCCACCGGCACCAGTTGACCAGTCGGGTTCGGGAACGAGTTGTTGTCCACCGCATAGTACAAAGCATTCGAGTAGGGATTTACATTATCCGACCCTACCTGCGCGTAGGCCGCGCGCAATTTACCGAACGTAATCCATGCGGGCAGGTTCGGGAAGGCTTGCGAGAAGATGAAGCTACCGGTTACCGAGGGGTACAGGATACTGCGGTTGTCGGGGGCAAGTGTTGAAAACCAGTCGTTTCGCGCAGTTACGTTCAAATAAATGAACTCTTTCCACGATATGGTCGCCGCTCCGTACAGCGAGTTGATTTTCTTTTCCGAAAGGCTGTACAACGGGTTTTTGACGCGGCCGTTCATCACGGTGTAAAGATTCGGCTGAACAAAGTCCTGCACCGTCACGCTGTTATAATCCATCCGCGCGTAACGCTGGTTCCCTCCGAGTGTCACATCGACACCGATGTTGCCGAAGGTACGGTTGCCGCCGAGGATAAAGTCGAGGTTGCGCTCGGTATTGCGGCGTACATCCTGTGTAAATGAGCCGTTTACATAACCGACAGGCGCCTTGGCGATCGGTGCATAGCCGTTCGGGATATTATAATCCTGGTTACGTACGTAGAAATCCTGCGCCGCGCGAAGTTGGAGGTAAAGCCAGTCGGTAAACTGGTACTTCAATGCGACATTCCCGAAAAGGCGGTCACGCGTGATGTTCTCGAAATGGTGGCTGAGCGAATAATAGGGATTATTTCTCACCAGAAACCTCGAAAAGACGAATTCGTCACCGTTGGGGAGCGTCTGGTTTTGTTTCAACGCCTCAAAAGGCATCGAGTTGGCCAGGGTAAAAATGACAGTGGAAGTAGCAAAATCCTGCGTATCTACCTGCGGCGGGTTTACATTCTTTTCCTTTGAATAATTCACATTGCCGAATGCCGTAAGCCGCTTCGAAATATTTTGCGTGAAACCGAGGTTCACGACCTTGCGGTTAAACTTGTTGTTTTCGACGATCCCGCGGTTATCGGTGTTCGCCAGTGAAAGACTGAAACCGCCGTTGGGGCCATTGTTGGAAACGGTAATGGTGTTGGTCATGTTCGTACCGACGCGGTAAAATTTCCTTACACGGCCGCGCACCGGCTCGTAAGGCCAGGTTTCGTTATCGAAAAGGATCTGCGTCATGCCGGGTTCGAACTTCTCGCCGAAACTCCACACGCCGGAAGTGGGTTTTTCGGTAGTTGGCCGCTTTCCGCCCTCCCCCTGCCCGTACTCATATTGAAAATCGGTGAAATCCAGGGGTGTGTCGGTCGTGAAGTTCAGGTTGTAATCCAGCCCGATCCCCTTGCCCGTGCCGCGGTTTTTGGTCGTGATCATTACTACGCCGTCTTTCGCACGCGAACCGTAAAGTGCCGCTGCCGTGGCGCCTTTCAGCACGGTCATCGACTCGATATCGTCCGGATTGATACTCGAAAGCCCGTCGCCGCCATCGGAACTATTGGCGGCCCTCGGACCATAATCGCCGCCTCCCGCGAAGTTGGAATTATCGATCGGTACTCCGTTTACGACAATCAGCGGGTTGTTCTGTCCCGAAAACGACGACTGCCCGCGAATGCGTATCTTGGCCGTACCACCGGGGCCCGTCGAGAGCGAGGATATGTTTACGCCTGCCATTTTGCCCTGCAATGAACTTACCACGTTGGGCGTGCGGTTGGTGGAAATCTGGTCGGAAGTCACGGTGGCCGTCGCATAACCAAGCGTTTTGGCTTCCCGCTTGATACCCAGCGCGGTAACAACCACTTCCGTGAGGTTTTTCGACTCCTGTACCAGTTGGATATCGATGACCGTCCGCGAACCGACGGCTACCGTCTGGCTCACATAACCAATGAACGAGAAAACAAGACTGGCGTTGGCGGGCACGTCGAGGGCATATTTACCTTCCGAATCCGTAACGGTGCCCTGGGACGTACCGCTGATCAGGATATTCACACCCGGAAGCGGCTCCTTGTTTTCGCCGGTCACGCTACCCGTGATCCGGCTACTCTGGGCGAAAACCGCGTTGCAACAAAATAGCAGTAGCAACGCAGCAATCGTAAAACAGTTCTTCATACCGATTAATGGGGTTCAAAATTCAGGTGAATAGTGTCATGCAAAACATTACAAACCGTAATCGCTTACGGACACGGGGCCAGGAATAAAGGGCAAAAAATCACTGTGTCCGGCCGGAATTGCCGAACGATAATATATATACGTAAATAACTATTCTCGCCTTACCAATCGCGGGACCGGGCAAATGCAGCAAAAACGTACGATGCACGAGCCGCGGGTCGTCAGTATTACGTAAAAGTTTTATTTAAACGATTAAGCAAATTTTTAAAACCAATATATCGGGACAGCTATGTTTTAGTCAGGTCTAATGCGATGGTATCGGAACTTGCGCGGCCAGCCGGATTGATAAAATGGCAGGCCAGATGAAAAGTAAAGGGAAATGTTATGGTCAAATGTAGATTTAATCGATTAAACAACAAAATTTCAAGACAAATTTTTTAACATTTTTTCTAAAAATAAACACATTGGAGCCCCAAAACCGCCCGAAATCGCATTGAACCGCAAAAATGGCGTTCAGATAACCGTTCCACCGCTTTGTGTAAATGGAATTACTTCGCCGGCCGGAAACACTAAATTTGCTCTGAAATCTGCCAACGGTTTCCCCAAATCGGTCCATCCTGTCATGACTTTTTTAAAACGTACGTTGGAACAATCCAGGCTGCCGCTCACAGTGGGCCAGTTCTGGTGGTATTCCTTCTGCTATTGGAGCATTTTCGCAGTGATAACGTTCGGTCAGCTTATGATGCTGTGGCTTTTGAAGGAAGGGGTGGTGATGCGGCCCCACGAGATATTTATCTGGCTGCTCGACGGGCTGTTCTGGTGGTCGACGACCCCGTTGATCCTGTACGCGTCCGTCAAGGTACCGGTGGCATTCAAGCCCCGGGGACGGTCGGTTCTCAAACCGATCCTGTTTCATTTAATGATCGTCACGTTTCTGAATATTTTCGTTAACACCGTTCACTATTACATTACCAATCCGCTGATGTACAAGGCTGTGGGCAAGGCTGTTCCGCTCGAAAGCTATCTTTTTTCTTTTTTTACAGCTTACACGGCGAGCTTCGGCCAGTACCTGTTGCTCGTAGTCGGGTTTAGCAAGGTGTCATACATTTATCGTTACCAGGAACTGAAACAGCAGAATTTCGAAACCGAGCTTCATAACGAACAGCTACGTGGACAACTGGCCACCGCGCAGTTGCAGTCACTGAAAATGCAGCTCAACCCGCATTTCCTTTTCAATACGCTGCACAGTGTAGTGAGTTTGATGGTCAAAAACGATATTCGTAAAGCCACGTTGATGATTACCACGCTGAGCGACCTGCTGCGGGCGGTGCTCGTGAACCAGTCGGCGGATTTCATACCCTTGCAGGAAGAACTTAAACTGACCCGCCAATATCTCGATATCCAGCAAATACGCTTTCAGGACCGCCTTAAAGTGGAATATCACATCGACCCGGCCTCGGAGCTGTACCCCGTGCCTCAACTGATACTGCAACCCATCGTCGAGAACTCCATTACCCATGGCATTTCCGATCTCACCACCAATGCGCTCATAAGCATTACCAGCACTGTGAGCGCTACGGGCATCCGGGTGACGGTGTACGATAATGGCGTTGGCACCGCATCGCGGAAATCGTCGAAGGGAATGGGACTAGGGCTAAAAAATACTTCGTTAAGATTGCAGCAAGCCTACGGCGCAGAAGCCCGACTGGAATTTGAACAGCCGGTCGGCGGGGGTACGGCGGTAACGCTGCATTTTGACGGCCGACGATCGAACCCCGATGGCTGACGGAGAGGAACTATTTCGGAAAGATGATAAAGAACATTAAAAGTGGCCCGGGAGGGCCTTCCTGTTATAGCAATGAAGTGGAATCGGGCGTTCCGGCTCCGGAGGAGCTTTCTGCCATACGGTACAGAACGCGCTGGGACGCAAATTTTTGTGATCTGACGTTTTTGCGATAAACAGGATGCGCCTCCATAGCCCGACAAACACCAAACAACCCCAAAAACATGAAATACCGCTGCCTGATCATCGATGACGAAGTGCTGGCCAGGGACGTAATCAGGACATTTGTACAGCACGACCATTCCATTGAAATCACCGACGAGGCCGCCAACGGTTCGGAAGCGGTGGTGAAAATCCTGCAACACCGGCCGGACGTTATTTTTCTGGACATACAAATGCCCGAGCTCGACGGCTTCGAAGTACTGCGAGAGGTATGGCCCCATCATCAGCCGTTTGTGGTATTTACCACGGCATTCGATCAATATGCGTTACGCGCATTCGAAGTGAATGCGATCGACTATTTGTTAAAACCTTTTGACGAGATCCGTTTCCACCAATCGCTCGGGCGGCTTAAAGAACGGCTAAGCCAAAAATCGCAGCCACGGATCGAAGAGTTGGTGAACAGCCTCCTTCGTGAGCAGAAAGAGGAAAACTATCTGCAACGGCTCCTGGTGAAAGAAGCCGGCAAGATGTACCTGGTCAAAACAGCCGATATTACCCATTTCTCGGCCGACGGCAACTACATTACGGTCTATACGTGTGAGAAGAAAACCTACACCATTTACGAAAGCCTGGGCAGCCTCGAAGGCCGGCTCGATCCTTCGGTAATGATCCGGGTCGGGCGGTCCAATATTGTGAATATGAATTTTATATCCGAATTGGAAACCTATTTCAACGGCGAGTACATCATCCACCTGTCGACAGGCGAAAAAGTGAAATGGACACGGGGCTACCGCGACAACATCAAGGCATTCCTGACCAAAATGGGGTAACCGCCGGATACGGTTCACTGTTTAATATGCACGGTTTAAATAACGAAATGGTCAGATCAGACATTTTTGATTCCCATTTCAACGCTTAGGGATGCAAATTTGTCAGTAAGTATAACTTCCGGTTATACCGGAGAAGGATACCTGACATTCAATTGCATTTAAATCCGTTAGCCATGCTCATCAAACCGTCTACTATCGTTACCTCCGCGCTCCTGGCGCTGCTCCACCAACACAAAGGCGTACATCAGCGCCAGCTTTTGTTCGCAGTGGCCGTCATCGCGATGCTTACGATCTGGAAGCTGTGTGCCGCACTGCGCGACGCAACCCACCCGCAGGGGAGCGCCTGCGAAACCTCAGCGCCCGTCGAGCAAAAAGCAACCGTCAGATGGAGCTACGACGAACTTGCACACAAGCTCATCATACAAAACACCGACCTCGCCTATTCCGAGCTCGATCAGGGTTTTACACAGCGTATCGGCAGGTCGCTCAGCAAAGTGGCCAGGCACATCGACGGCAAGCCGGTTATTGTCAATCTATAACACAAAAATGGCCACCGCACACTGCCGGTGGCCATTGCTTTTGATTCGCCGGGCGTTTCATGCCGGGCTCACCCGAACCACAATTTTACCCACAGTGTGCCCGGTCTCCATCGATTCGTGTGCCTCCGCAAGGTCCGTCCAGTCGTAGACGGCCGAAACCCCGGGGCGTAGTGCACCGCTTTCCGCCATATTCACCAGTTTTTTCAAAACCTCGCCCTGCCTGTTGCTTTCAGGCCGCTGCAAGGGGCCACCCATAAACTGGTAGCTCAGCGTAATGTTTTTCAATAACAGCCGATAACCGCCGGTCTCCGGCACCTCAACCGGCAGGATCGTGGCAATGTGGCCGTTGTAAGCCACATAATCGAGGCACTGGCTGAATGTACTGCCGCCGACGGTATCGAATATCAAACCGGCGCCTTTGCCGCCGGTAATATCCATAATTGCCTTCGGGACATCGGTTTCACGGTAATTCAGCACATAGTCTGCACCCAGTTCCGAGCAATAAGCCAGCGAACCGGGCTTGCTGGCGGTAGTAACTACCGTACAACCCGTTTTTTTAGCCAACTGAACCGCCAGGTGCCCTACCCCGCCCGCGCCGGCATGAATTACGACCAGGTCCCCGGCAGCGACCTTCAACCGGTCGAACAGCCCTTCATAAGCCGTAATACCCACCAGCGGAATAGCCGCCGCCTGTTCGTCGCCCAGCGTGCCGGCATGCACGCAGGAACGGTAGTCGATCGCGACGTATTCGGCGTTGGCGCCGTTCCTAAACGGTGTGGGCGAACCGATGACGCGATCCCCGATTTCGAAACCGGCGACATTGCTTCCTTTATCAACGACAATGCCGCACACATCGAAACCTAATATCAACGGAAAATTCCGGGGCACCGAAGCCTTCTTCCGGATGCGGCAGTCGAGCGGGTTTACACTCGTGGCGAGTACTTTTAAGATGAGGTCGTCGCCCGAGGGTACCGGATCGGGAAGTTCCCGCATCGCAAAAACTTCGCGGGCCGGGCCATGGGCGGTAATTACATTTGCTTTCATGGTTATGTGTTTTTAAGCAAATGTACCGGCCTTCCCCGCCCCTACGCTTGCGCGACCGGGAGCGTTATCTGCGCGACCGGGAGTTTTTAAACGCCGACGGCCGCACGCCGTATTTTCTCAAAAATGCATTCGAAAAAGCCGCCGCGCTTTCGTACCCGCATTGAAATGCGATTGCGGCAATATCCAGGCCGGTGTCCGGCAACAACTGCGCGGCGCGTTCGAGGCGCAGGTCCGACTGGTATCTGAACACCGAAGTATGCAGCTGCTCCCGGAAAACCTGCTTGATACGAAACGTATTGGTTCCGGTAAGCCTGGAAAGCTCCGAGATAGTCAAATAGCTGTCCGACCGATGAATATGCCAGATGGCTTCCTGCAATATGTCCCTCGCGCGCGCGCCCGTCGTGTGCACGCGCGAGGCGAAACGGAAAAGCTGGTCGGTAATGAGTTTTTCCTGAAAGAGGTTGAGCAATCCGGGGTTGTCCGACAGGGCTTTAAGCTGTAAAAACGCATCCGCACATCCGGCGGAAAGGCTCATAACCGGGACCGGCCGTTCGAACAATGCCGGCGCATTACTTTGCAACATTTCCGTATGGGCATCGGAGAGATGGATATGGATTACCTTAAAGTGCGTATCGGCGGGCAACACCGCCTGGTATGGGCCTTCTTCCGTGCGGTAAAACAATGCCTGCCCGGTGCCGAAGCCGTATTGCGCGGCACGCCTCGGCATCGACCTCGAATTCCCTTCGATACAAAGCACCATTTTGTAAAAACTCGACGGATAACAGACATTTAACGTATGCGACGCATTGGTCTGAAAATCAAACCAGTGTATACTCGTCGTTAAACTCTGCTCCGACTGCTCGTAATGCCGGTACAGCCGCCGTCCCTCCGGAAACAGTGCAGGTTTTCCGGGAAAAAGTGGTTTATTCTGATAGGAAATCTGCATGACATCATACATTTCAGTTCCTGCAAAATAATACACCCGTCCGAAAAACCTGCGCGGTTAGTTACTGATAGGCCGGTTCCAGCTCTGCTTCCTGCCCGACATTCCGCCTTTCGATCTTTGGGGGCAGCAGCTTGTACATAACCGGCGTCACCAGCCGCGAAAGCAACGTGGAACTGATCAACCCTCCGATAAGTACCAGTGCCAGTGGCGAATACAATGCGCTATATTCGAATACCAAGGGAAGCAAACCGCCGATTGCCGTCATGGAAGTGAGCAATATCGGCACAAAGCGGATTTCCCCGGCTTCGATTATCGCCTCCCCGATACTTTTGCCCTGCTCGCGGAGCTGGTTCGTAAAATCGACCACGAGCAGCGAGTTTTTTACTTCAATACCTACCAATGCGATAAAACCGATGGTAGCCGTGAAAGAAAGCGTCTCGCCTGTTAGAAAAAGCATCGCAAGGCCGCCTACGACACCGAGCGGGATCACCGAGAGCACAATGAGAATACTTTTGAAAGTTTTGAATTCCAATATCAAAACGCCGAGGAACCCGAACACGGTGATCAAAATGATCAGGCCGAGCCCGCCGAAACTCTCCTCCTGGCTTTCCTTTTCGCCTGCCACCGTAAAATGCTGGCCCTTTTCGAATTTGAACCGGTTAAGCTTCGCGGTAATGTCCTCGTTCATCTTCTGGACGTTATAGCCGGGCTTCGCAAAGGCCGACACGGTAACGTAACGGTCTTTGTCGTAATGCCTGATCTGGTTCGGCGAGCTCTCCATTTCGATGGTCGCGATGTTTTTCAGCGGAATGCTTGCGCCCGAAGCGGAGGTCACGTATAATTTGTCAAAAACGCTGTAGTCCTGAACCGCCGCGTTTCTCGGGACTGACACATTGATATTGTAGCTGTCGGCCTTACCCTCATCCTCGCGGAACGTCGCCACATTGAGCCCGGCAGCCCCCAGCCGCACCGTGCGGTCGATGTCGGCCGAAGAAATGCCCAGCGTTCCGGCTTTCTGCTTGTTGATGTTGATACGCAGGTCGGTAGGTTGCACGAGCAACGGGTTGTTGACATATATCGTACCCTCGGTTTTACTGAGCAAATCGGCCACCCGGAAAGCGGTTTTTCGCAAATCGTCAAGATCTTCGCCATAAATGCGGTATGCCAGCGGCGCTTCGATCAACGGTCCCTGCTCGAAGTCCTTGACTTTAATTTCTGCGCCCGGGTAGTGTTCCAGTTTCCTGCGCAGCTTCTCGATCACCGC harbors:
- a CDS encoding SusC/RagA family TonB-linked outer membrane protein — protein: MKNCFTIAALLLLFCCNAVFAQSSRITGSVTGENKEPLPGVNILISGTSQGTVTDSEGKYALDVPANASLVFSFIGYVSQTVAVGSRTVIDIQLVQESKNLTEVVVTALGIKREAKTLGYATATVTSDQISTNRTPNVVSSLQGKMAGVNISSLSTGPGGTAKIRIRGQSSFSGQNNPLIVVNGVPIDNSNFAGGGDYGPRAANSSDGGDGLSSINPDDIESMTVLKGATAAALYGSRAKDGVVMITTKNRGTGKGIGLDYNLNFTTDTPLDFTDFQYEYGQGEGGKRPTTEKPTSGVWSFGEKFEPGMTQILFDNETWPYEPVRGRVRKFYRVGTNMTNTITVSNNGPNGGFSLSLANTDNRGIVENNKFNRKVVNLGFTQNISKRLTAFGNVNYSKEKNVNPPQVDTQDFATSTVIFTLANSMPFEALKQNQTLPNGDEFVFSRFLVRNNPYYSLSHHFENITRDRLFGNVALKYQFTDWLYLQLRAAQDFYVRNQDYNIPNGYAPIAKAPVGYVNGSFTQDVRRNTERNLDFILGGNRTFGNIGVDVTLGGNQRYARMDYNSVTVQDFVQPNLYTVMNGRVKNPLYSLSEKKINSLYGAATISWKEFIYLNVTARNDWFSTLAPDNRSILYPSVTGSFIFSQAFPNLPAWITFGKLRAAYAQVGSDNVNPYSNALYYAVDNNSFPNPTGQLVPVGGINASIVPNRNLRPLRIKEAEAGLEMKLFNNLLGFDLTYYHKTTDDQILAAQISDASSYTAQLINVGRSMNKGIELLLTGSPVKTKDFTWDVSFNVSYNTSKVLKLGLAEKDTVITVGGGGGRTLNMVVGKPLGQLYTFTYLRDAQGRQVFDKNSGMPLRNNTLVNVGNALPKYFGGITNTFNYKGIMLSALVDFKLGHKMIAGRNINYMRHGLSKRTLPGRAEGYVIGNGVNPDGEVNQTKAAVQPFYESINPLGINEDFVSNAGFWKLRQLTLGYDLSKLLPEKSFVKGLRLSAVANNVLVIKKWTENMDPEEVLNSSDNATGLDFWPGLPPTRSIGFNLNVKF
- a CDS encoding histidine kinase, giving the protein MTFLKRTLEQSRLPLTVGQFWWYSFCYWSIFAVITFGQLMMLWLLKEGVVMRPHEIFIWLLDGLFWWSTTPLILYASVKVPVAFKPRGRSVLKPILFHLMIVTFLNIFVNTVHYYITNPLMYKAVGKAVPLESYLFSFFTAYTASFGQYLLLVVGFSKVSYIYRYQELKQQNFETELHNEQLRGQLATAQLQSLKMQLNPHFLFNTLHSVVSLMVKNDIRKATLMITTLSDLLRAVLVNQSADFIPLQEELKLTRQYLDIQQIRFQDRLKVEYHIDPASELYPVPQLILQPIVENSITHGISDLTTNALISITSTVSATGIRVTVYDNGVGTASRKSSKGMGLGLKNTSLRLQQAYGAEARLEFEQPVGGGTAVTLHFDGRRSNPDG
- a CDS encoding LytTR family DNA-binding domain-containing protein, whose product is MKYRCLIIDDEVLARDVIRTFVQHDHSIEITDEAANGSEAVVKILQHRPDVIFLDIQMPELDGFEVLREVWPHHQPFVVFTTAFDQYALRAFEVNAIDYLLKPFDEIRFHQSLGRLKERLSQKSQPRIEELVNSLLREQKEENYLQRLLVKEAGKMYLVKTADITHFSADGNYITVYTCEKKTYTIYESLGSLEGRLDPSVMIRVGRSNIVNMNFISELETYFNGEYIIHLSTGEKVKWTRGYRDNIKAFLTKMG
- a CDS encoding zinc-binding dehydrogenase; translation: MKANVITAHGPAREVFAMRELPDPVPSGDDLILKVLATSVNPLDCRIRKKASVPRNFPLILGFDVCGIVVDKGSNVAGFEIGDRVIGSPTPFRNGANAEYVAIDYRSCVHAGTLGDEQAAAIPLVGITAYEGLFDRLKVAAGDLVVIHAGAGGVGHLAVQLAKKTGCTVVTTASKPGSLAYCSELGADYVLNYRETDVPKAIMDITGGKGAGLIFDTVGGSTFSQCLDYVAYNGHIATILPVEVPETGGYRLLLKNITLSYQFMGGPLQRPESNRQGEVLKKLVNMAESGALRPGVSAVYDWTDLAEAHESMETGHTVGKIVVRVSPA
- a CDS encoding AraC family transcriptional regulator — its product is MQISYQNKPLFPGKPALFPEGRRLYRHYEQSEQSLTTSIHWFDFQTNASHTLNVCYPSSFYKMVLCIEGNSRSMPRRAAQYGFGTGQALFYRTEEGPYQAVLPADTHFKVIHIHLSDAHTEMLQSNAPALFERPVPVMSLSAGCADAFLQLKALSDNPGLLNLFQEKLITDQLFRFASRVHTTGARARDILQEAIWHIHRSDSYLTISELSRLTGTNTFRIKQVFREQLHTSVFRYQSDLRLERAAQLLPDTGLDIAAIAFQCGYESAAAFSNAFLRKYGVRPSAFKNSRSRR